One window from the genome of Gemmatimonadaceae bacterium encodes:
- a CDS encoding glycosyl hydrolase family 18 protein, whose translation MRYRLVALTLVLAVARLGAQGERLFYYTDREDAYRSLVAHIDQISVLGPQSYTVDSLGTFFGGVDARVLKLAREHRVKVMPLFVNEGFNQPALRRLLGDTAAQRRSIESMVAACRRNGYWGIQFDVENLNELDRDRFTKWYVDAASALHAAGFAISIAVVHRTDEAVGPTAYHRFLQESWRGGYDLGAIGRVSDFVSMMSYDQHTRRTPPGPVAGLTWVRDNVDYFLRYVPAEKLSLGIPLYGQHWFARADPSIPEQVRSWSETVTWRWGSHLAERANAPMRWEETDQVPFAYYPNGGTYEWLFLENARSFQKKIALMQEKKLRGFSAWVLGTEDEDIWSALPRATATK comes from the coding sequence ATGCGTTACCGCCTCGTCGCGCTGACGCTCGTCCTCGCTGTTGCCCGTCTGGGCGCTCAGGGCGAGCGCTTGTTCTATTACACCGACCGCGAGGATGCGTACCGCAGTCTGGTCGCACACATCGACCAGATCAGCGTGCTCGGCCCCCAGAGCTACACGGTCGACTCGCTAGGCACCTTCTTCGGCGGCGTCGATGCGCGCGTGCTGAAGCTTGCCAGGGAACATCGCGTGAAGGTGATGCCGCTCTTTGTGAACGAGGGGTTCAATCAGCCTGCCTTACGACGACTACTCGGTGACACGGCCGCGCAGAGGCGGAGCATCGAGTCCATGGTCGCTGCGTGCCGTCGCAACGGCTATTGGGGAATTCAATTCGACGTCGAGAATCTCAACGAGCTCGATCGCGACCGTTTTACGAAGTGGTACGTCGACGCCGCGTCGGCACTTCATGCCGCGGGCTTCGCCATCTCGATCGCTGTGGTTCATCGTACGGACGAAGCAGTTGGTCCCACCGCCTATCACCGATTCCTCCAGGAGAGTTGGCGCGGTGGTTACGACCTGGGCGCCATCGGACGGGTGAGTGATTTCGTGTCGATGATGTCGTACGATCAGCACACGCGCCGCACGCCACCGGGCCCTGTCGCTGGCCTCACGTGGGTGCGAGACAACGTCGATTACTTCCTCCGCTACGTGCCGGCGGAAAAACTCTCGCTCGGCATTCCGCTCTATGGACAGCACTGGTTCGCGCGCGCGGACCCGTCGATTCCCGAGCAGGTGCGCTCATGGAGCGAGACGGTTACCTGGCGGTGGGGCTCGCACCTCGCGGAGCGCGCGAACGCGCCGATGCGATGGGAGGAGACGGATCAAGTGCCTTTCGCGTATTACCCGAACGGCGGGACGTACGAATGGCTTTTCCTCGAGAACGCGCGAAGCTTTCAGAAGAAGATCGCGCTGATGCAGGAGAAGAAGTTGCGCGGATTCTCGGCCTGGGTGCTCGGGACGGAGGATGAGGATATTTGGAGCGCGCTGCCGAGAGCGACCGCGACCAAGTAG
- a CDS encoding CAP domain-containing protein has product MISRSGFGRLLVTHIRQSEKTRIATPTKIAIALILCLGSAFLLPSTGNTRTAAASKPARILVPMSLDHMAREVVYLVNLQRAQHSLPPLRVNRKLVTDAKLQATQIAETGVLDHVILSGQYPTPRVRAEAAGYAWNALGENLALGYTDAASAVAAWMHSPGHRANILAGGYSETGVVLEPDARGRLIFVQTFGAPQ; this is encoded by the coding sequence GTGATCTCACGCTCCGGATTCGGGCGCCTGCTGGTCACGCACATTCGTCAGAGTGAGAAGACACGCATCGCGACGCCGACGAAAATCGCCATCGCCCTGATCTTGTGTCTTGGATCTGCTTTTCTCCTTCCCAGTACGGGCAACACACGCACGGCGGCGGCGAGTAAACCCGCGCGCATACTGGTGCCGATGTCGCTCGACCACATGGCGCGCGAAGTCGTGTATCTCGTGAATCTCCAGCGCGCGCAGCACTCACTGCCGCCGCTCCGCGTCAATAGGAAGCTCGTTACCGACGCGAAGCTTCAGGCGACGCAGATCGCGGAGACGGGTGTGCTGGATCACGTGATCCTGAGCGGCCAGTATCCAACGCCGCGCGTGCGCGCCGAAGCGGCGGGATACGCCTGGAACGCGCTCGGTGAGAACCTCGCACTGGGCTATACCGACGCGGCAAGCGCTGTCGCAGCGTGGATGCACTCGCCGGGGCATCGAGCGAACATCCTCGCCGGTGGCTATAGTGAGACGGGCGTCGTGCTCGAGCCTGACGCGCGCGGACGCTTGATCTTCGTTCAGACGTTCGGGGCTCCACAGTAA
- the serA gene encoding phosphoglycerate dehydrogenase, translating to MSLRVLVTDEIDPEGVQLLAAQPELHVDEVPTLAKQELLARIGEYDAIVGRSATRISEELLRAAKRLKVVGRAGVGVDNIALDAATALGIAVINAPAGNTVAVAELFFGVMIGLLRHLPQATQTMREGKWDRSQLLGSELKGRTLGIVGVGRIGSEIATRAQAFCMEAVGFDPYIADERFRALRVRRAPTLDALLEEADIVTVHTPLNDETRGLIGRRELSILRPGSIVANLARGGIVDDQALLAALDSGHVQGAALDVYQGEPLAADHPIRRAPNVVLTPHIGASTAEAQRNVAVDVCRAVRDALLHGELSRSINVASVSLGDGRWREVQPAMLVAQRAAMVTRAILADQGLRAVRRLSVRCGSSLIDAGDLLLSAAAVGVLAGVVETDRLNLINARTLAEARGLELSVAEAATAHPYSVDVSLSGGMQELGVAGSAGPDSGPRLTRIGSFHVDVTPRQTLIVLTNNDVPGVIGRVGTLLGDAGVNIAEYHQARLAQGGEALAAISVDGTAGADIRRKLLELHDVMTATIVRFEGLGA from the coding sequence ATGTCTTTGCGCGTTCTCGTCACGGACGAAATCGATCCCGAAGGTGTGCAACTCCTCGCCGCGCAGCCTGAACTGCACGTCGACGAGGTGCCCACATTAGCCAAGCAAGAATTGCTCGCGCGCATCGGCGAGTACGACGCAATCGTTGGACGAAGCGCGACTCGAATTTCCGAAGAGCTCCTGCGCGCGGCAAAAAGACTGAAAGTCGTGGGACGTGCCGGCGTCGGCGTCGACAACATCGCGCTCGACGCCGCGACCGCGCTCGGCATCGCCGTCATCAATGCGCCGGCTGGCAACACTGTCGCCGTCGCCGAGCTGTTCTTCGGCGTGATGATTGGGCTCCTTCGTCATTTGCCGCAGGCAACGCAGACGATGCGAGAGGGCAAATGGGATCGCTCTCAACTACTCGGCAGTGAGCTCAAGGGTCGCACGCTCGGCATCGTTGGTGTCGGGCGCATCGGCAGTGAGATCGCAACGCGGGCACAAGCGTTCTGCATGGAAGCGGTCGGCTTCGATCCATATATCGCCGACGAACGATTTCGGGCGCTGCGGGTGCGTCGTGCACCGACGCTCGACGCGCTGCTGGAGGAAGCCGACATCGTCACGGTCCACACACCGCTGAACGACGAGACGAGGGGACTCATCGGCCGCCGCGAGCTGTCGATACTGCGCCCCGGCAGTATCGTCGCGAATCTCGCCCGTGGCGGCATCGTCGACGATCAGGCGCTCCTGGCGGCGCTCGACAGCGGCCATGTGCAGGGTGCGGCACTCGACGTCTATCAGGGCGAACCGCTCGCTGCCGATCACCCGATTCGCCGTGCGCCTAACGTCGTGCTCACCCCGCACATCGGGGCGTCGACCGCCGAAGCGCAACGCAACGTCGCGGTCGATGTGTGTCGTGCGGTGCGCGACGCGCTGCTGCACGGCGAGCTCTCGCGGTCGATCAACGTCGCCTCGGTTTCGTTGGGCGACGGCCGCTGGCGAGAAGTTCAGCCCGCGATGCTCGTCGCGCAGCGTGCGGCAATGGTGACGCGTGCCATCCTCGCCGATCAGGGGCTTCGGGCAGTGCGCCGGCTCTCCGTCCGCTGCGGTAGTTCCCTAATAGATGCGGGCGATCTCTTGTTATCGGCGGCGGCGGTCGGCGTGCTCGCGGGTGTCGTCGAGACCGATCGCTTGAACCTCATCAACGCGCGTACGTTGGCGGAAGCTCGTGGCCTCGAGCTCTCCGTCGCCGAGGCAGCGACTGCTCATCCGTATTCGGTCGACGTCTCGCTTTCCGGCGGCATGCAGGAGCTTGGAGTGGCGGGAAGCGCCGGACCCGATAGCGGGCCGCGCCTAACGCGTATCGGCAGCTTTCACGTGGACGTGACGCCGCGGCAGACGCTCATCGTGCTCACGAACAACGACGTCCCGGGCGTCATCGGGCGTGTCGGCACGCTCCTCGGCGACGCGGGCGTGAATATCGCCGAATATCACCAGGCACGTCTCGCTCAGGGTGGTGAAGCGCTCGCAGCGATCTCCGTCGACGGCACCGCGGGTGCAGATATCCGTCGCAAGCTGCTCGAGCTGCACGATGTGATGACGGCGACGATCGTTCGGTTCGAGGGGCTAGGGGCGTAG